The following are encoded in a window of Osmia bicornis bicornis chromosome 15, iOsmBic2.1, whole genome shotgun sequence genomic DNA:
- the LOC114878468 gene encoding uncharacterized protein LOC114878468 — MADDPNRDVLPVREHSYVDTSRTSIDSRDRHLVYKLDRYELEDKYLRLLEEVRSLKKLSNCQEDKIKRLSTKLMRVTANPRTSNVALDVYDDKNRIITLELENTKLKDKISVLRNQLLNHKIVGRLSSRSHNSQARQSSGRITCRSESSHYKIPSCQYITETGDDDDDEQNNLEKDEIFDAEKKEMASRIDELEKELSSYTVSNQRAKVAENIEYIKVWRQMKLLNDKLVAAEKANNSLNAQIADLKWKFEEATKTNDELATSLAVERRRLTEMDVQLLKTKESSFSLREKDEQINDLMSEIKILQQHNSELVDLTSNRREVDQENMELKKKVSKQLRDEESLKNTYNSEQTNIIALQAANEQLLGKLQELQKNIDTLTVQFTSFQTQTEKQQASKSTQISRKQTDMKSPQTPYKVESYKNASSQMERCRKCFEAFEKILLLEECICEPRGNVSPMDKSVQTEFVTRSGTVNTKDQGTVMTPLKEKRREEEPVKELVKKNAEQMSTGNPLTPEKMLKLLEQAQINTSSDPMKFVPKNMTNRVAYNLMELNQRHRQVVSLEKLLFGDSGYKHYLEASRFIRDTRNLIDRIRLLYYSDTEMLVQANQASQVLQPRYHQQKSNIGTNPQNAYQSLENQFTDPNKILFILFNILQGYSQTHAKSNEATLYRRISSPDYQFAKDVNNNAAKKSPSTKCTSTSLEFIAANKSDTSNVQRGGCSNRRSCLNPYTRLRPEKLRRKIVWDPKKCNQVTKSDETNNCTCNNFIKCNINSNCNQQCCNNGSSKTIVQDPTNGASKSVKTTMDNSNEDQSPHGLNVTFQSRILQDGDGTKPRKAWEEQKYSEENNERLDDDKSLREYIVQLNKYKAVVNRSSSMSVQTECPDFNDVRETQRTASFCSLNCPNECIDALSSLSDPFPLVIPEGQGLLELHIMSLQLSTSAKQILFRENDISKVHLFVSWDIWNQETTYTPTQKCPKLNFNSSFVYRISDLSSFFNYVLMEVVVFQVNVYHEDKDSYTVAKGKLCIKDILDYPQNKLHYIAPVNSVISCSLGMTFGQLSLWVRLSCDVEKVYKFKKTRGIVTEDHTGSDKGPVASKKPTIEKPVRVGVPVGDDLTVLKDTDSKARLIYEPSKEMFSNYQTEEYLNESSDTTDAPDNNNNNAGQIISKIPLTVVKESEDEPHLHSSFENANQAMKVEKSTKVDDKVKPAKVDQKVDTSKKVLNRDFEESVMSVEAMGIGRTIAETDSGSRKSSVEEFNAVISKSRGIVQEKQGGTTQEGSDESISEVTNVISEKNWEEYKQRSLLTFVNTFKPGNGTAETPSVAGLAKDSLRTSISVPLSPQHDTDTIAIDILNMILFPKSSVVQNDEIHLLYIEYSFLGYSGADMETMSVQKPRPPDTKLTYNFRRKFHVDEETHSKQNNMLRAMLGDTINPNIRFIVVSEPLPEETETKECVEVGFASFNLKEYAFGESEKVVTIQVHSPDGTEQIGLLKIFVSGLDTIRQRLRRRESNL; from the exons atggcgGACGATCCAAACCGAGACGTTTTACCTGTAAGAGAGCATTCCTATGTGGACACTTCTCGTACCAGTATAG attCCAGGGACCGGCATCTGGTGTATAAGCTCGATCGTTATGAGCTGGAGGACAAATATTTACGGCTACTCGAAGAAGTAAGAAGTTTGAAGAAATTGTCAAATTGTCAGGAGGATAAGATCAAACGATTGTCGACGAAGCTAATGAGAGTAACTGCCAATCCAAGGACATCTAACGTTGCTTTGGATGTTTATGATGATAAGAATAGAATAATCACCCTTGAACTCGAGAACACCAAG CTAAAAGATAAAATCTCAGTGTTGAGAAATCAATTGCTGAATCACAAGATTGTTGGTAGATTATCATCAAGGAGTCATAATTCCCAAGCGAGGCAGTCGTCCGGGCGCAT AACGTGTCGAAGCGAAAGCAGCCACTACAAGATACCGTCTTGTCAGTACATCACCGAGACCGGAgatgacgacgacgatgagCAAAATAATCTCGAGAAAGACGAG ATATTCGATGCAGAAAAGAAGGAGATGGCCAGCCGGATAGATGAATTGGAGAAAGAATTGTCATCTTATACAGTCAGCAATCAAAGGGCAAAGGTTGCTGAGAACATCGAGTATATAAAAGTCTGGCGACAAATGAAGCTGCTGAACGATAAACTGGTAGCCGCCGAGAAGGCGAACAACTCGTTGAACGCGCAAATAGCCGATCTGAAGTGGAAGTTCGAGGAGGCGACGAA GACGAACGACGAGCTTGCTACATCACTCGCGGTAGAAAGAAGACGGTTGACAGAGATGGACGTGCAATTGTTGAAAACGAAAGAGTCGTCGTTTTCGTTGCGGGAAAAAGACGAGCAAATAAACGATCTGATGAGCGAAATAAAGATACTGCAACAGCATAATAGCGAACTCGTTGACCTTACCTCTAACCGTAGAGAGGTCGACCAGGAAAACATGGAACTGAAGAAGAAAGTCTCGAAGCAGCTTCGGGATGAAGAATCGTTAAAAAACACTTACAATAGCGAACAAACCAACATCATAGCTCTTCAAGCTGCAAATGAACAGTTACTTGGGAAACTTCAAGAGCTTCAGAAGAACATAGATACTTTAACGGTACAGTTTACG TCTTTCCAGACTCAGACCGAGAAACAGCAAGCGTCGAAGTCAACGCAGATATCAAGAAAGCAAACCGATATGAAGAGCCCCCAAACGCCTTATAAAGTAGAGTCGTATAAGAACGCTTCGAGCCAAATGGAGAGATGCAGAAAATGCTTCGAAgcttttgaaaaaatattgctATTGGAAGAATGTATTTGTGAACCTCGAGGGAACGTCAGTCCGATGGATAAATCTGTTCAAACAGAATTTGTAACTCGTTCGGGTACCGTGAATACGAAGGATCAAGGGACGGTCATGACACCTCTCAAAGAGAaacgaagagaagaagagcCCGTGAAGGAACTTGTGAAGAAGAATGCCGAACAAATGTCGACGGGGAATCCTCTGACACCGGAGAAGATGTTGAAGCTTTTAGAGCAAGCTCAAATTAATACTTCTTCGGATCCAATGAAATTCGTACCGAAAAATATGACCAACAGGGTCGCCTACAATTTAATGGAGTTAAACCAGAGACACAGGCAAGTTGTCTCCCTTGAAAAACTGCTGTTCGGTGATTCTGGCT ACAAACATTATCTCGAAGCTTCCAGATTCATAAGAGACACGCGAAATTTAATTGATAGAATACGATT ACTGTATTACAGCGATACAGAAATGCTTGTTCAAGCGAACCAAGCAAGTCAAGTTCTTCAACCCAGATACCATCAACAGAAAAGCAATATCGGCACAAATCCGCAAAACGCTTATCAATCCTTGGAGAACCAATTTACGGATCccaataaaatattgtttattttattcaatatccTTCAAGGATATTCCCAGACACATGCGAAAAGCAATGAAGCTACCTTGTATCGTCGAATTTCATCACCTGATTACCAATTTGCAAAAGACGTCAATAACAATGCCGCAAAGAAAAGTCCTAGTACAAAATGCACAAGTACTTCTTTAGAATTTATTGCTGCGAACAAGAGTGACACATCCAATGTTCAACGTGGGGGTTGCAGTAATAGAAGGTCCTGTTTAAATCCTTACACCAGACTACGACCGGAGAAGCTGAGAAGAAAAATAGTTTGGGACCCGAAGAAATGCAATCAAGTCACTAAATCAGATGAGACCAACAACTGTACTTGCAACAACTTTATCAAATGCAACATTAATTCCAATTGTAATCAACAGTGTTGCAACAACGGTTCTTCGAAAACAATCGTCCAAGACCCCACCAATGGTGCGAGCAAATCTGTTAAAACCACCATGGACAATTCAAACGAGGATCAATCCCCGCATGGTCTGAACGTGACGTTCCAATCACG TATTTTACAGGATGGCGATGGAACAAAGCCCCGCAAAGCTTGGGAAGAACAAAAGTATTCGGAGGAGAACAATGAAAGGTTGGACGATGATAAGTCGTTGCGGGAATACATTGTGCAGCTGAACAAATACAAGGCCGTTGTTAACCGGAGTTCATCGATGAGCGTCCAAACTGAATGTCCA GATTTCAATGATGTACGTGAAACTCAGAGAACGGCATCCTTTTGTAGTCTGAATTGTCCAAACGAGTGTATCGACGCTTTGAGTTCCCTGTCCGATCCGTTCCCCTTGGTGATCCCCGAGGGACAGGGACTTCTGGAGCTTCACATCATGTCTCTCCAACTCTCAACGTCT GCAAAGCAGattctctttcgcgagaacgATATCAGCAAGGTCCATTTGTTCGTGAGTTGGGACATATGGAACCAAGAGACGACTTACACGCCTACCCAGAAGTGTCCCAAGCTGAACTTCAATTCATCCTTTGTCTATCGAATCTCagatctctcttctttcttcaacTACGTTCTGATGGAGGTGGTGGTATTCCAGGTGAACGTATACCACGAGGACAAGGACAGTTACACGGTGGCTAAAGGGAAGCTCTGCATCAAGGACATACTCGATTATCCGCAAAACAAGCTTCATTACATCGCTCCGGTGAACAGCGTGATTTCTTGCTCGCTAGGCATGACCTTTGGCCAATTGTCCCTGTGGGTCAGGCTTAGCTGCGACGTCGAGAAGGTGTATAAGTTCAAGAAGACACGAGGAATAGTCACCGAGGATCACACCGGTTCTGATAAAGGTCCAGTTGCTTCGAAGAAACCTACCATTGAGAAGCCGGTAAGAGTTGGTGTGCCAGTCGGTGATGATCTGACTGTATTGAAGGACACCGATTCAAAGGCTCGTCTGATCTACGAACCGTCCAAGGAAATGTTCTCTAATTATCAGACCGAAGAATATCTAAACGAATCGA GTGACACGACTGATGCCCctgacaataataataataacgcggGGCAAATTATTAGCAAAATCCCTTTGACCGTGGTGAAAGAGAGCGAGGACGAACCCCATCTTCACTCTAGCTTTGAAAATGCAAATCAGGCCATGAAAGTTGAAAAATCAACCAAGGTGGATGACAAAGTAAAACCTGCGAAAGTAGATCAAAAAGTAGATACGTCGAAAAAGGTGTTGAACCGGGATTTCGAAGAAAG TGTGATGTCAGTAGAAGCCATGGGGATTGGAAGAACAATAGCAGAAACAGATTCCGGGAGCCGCAAATCAAGCGTGGAGGAGTTTAATGCCGTCATCTCGAAG AGCCGTGGAATTGTCCAGGAGAAACAGGGCGGCACGACTCAGGAGGGCTCCGATGAGTCCATCTCCGAAGTAACGAACGTGATTTCGGAGAAAAATTGGGAGGAGTACAAGCAACGAAGTTTGCTCACATTTGTTAATACGTTTA AGCCTGGTAATGGAACCGCTGAAACGCCCAGCGTGGCCGGATTGGCCAAAGACAGCCTACGTACCTCGATTTCAGTCCCTTTGTCTCCG CAACACGATACTGACACGATAGCCATCGATATCCTGAACATGATCCTTTTCCCGAAGAGTTCCGTCGTACAAAACGATGAAATTCACCTGCTTTACATCGAGTACTCTTTTCTTGGCTATTCCGGAGCTGATATGGAAACGATGTCGGTGCAAAAACCGCGACCACCGGATACGAAACTCACGTATAACTTCAGGAGAA AGTTTCACGTGGACGAGGAGACACATTCGAAGCAGAACAACATGCTACGAGCGATGTTAGGCGACACTATCAACCCCAACATAAGATTCATCGTCGTCTCCGAGCCTCTTCCGGAGGAAACTGAAACAAAGGAGTGCGTGGAAGTGGG GTTCGCTAGCttcaatttaaaagaataCGCATTTGGGGAGAGCGAGAAAGTCGTAACGATTCAGGTGCACAGTCCAGACGGTACTGAACAAATTGGTCTGCTAAAG atcTTCGTGTCGGGTTTGGATACTATCCGCCAGCGTCTCAGAAGACGAGAGTCTAATTTATAA
- the LOC114878475 gene encoding uncharacterized protein LOC114878475 isoform X1: MLLSLFRLTMIVSLLISAVCIESNVRSSEENKAEVESPERRDVFLKKDTIVNHDEDSHMQKRQSSKHNRYSSDQDPKARRSSVHSMERRISRAGDKSLANKMAKDALQSPKMQETMKKLTRVSKPRSNLYASVKLPASGKVGMKKSRSEHQDGHIGRGKKKKRRHHRRFKNGHAEWPKGGSPKRTSNPGSKINSSAKKVTGREKYLIKHNQGMTDNKSRDRPTTSRSNENVTRVHVEDNDYVDFSSPLITKPSALSSKSAKTEGSVKLHGNERMIDSLMRTTTRNPLKKSPGDQGVEYSDYYSDDDVLRDMAANKIPMQIVQSMYPNDRIAREIPYSRSLRRIDRNVQAYRRGHPGRRKSFRYPGNGFKRSHRFQRYPKGKRLGGPNQYSQFLRADRYDQSDPRCLVSTEEVLEQPQISEQDAVLDVVQNNIGDRRMNNEIHQQNPRPLNRFDQYGMPQDDFRNLETNEGVEPRRNPLRPNSLEIQNVENDQPIDTNFDENTLNQPRISGTTEEDIAAQSQSSFSAGQSYNNLDDTQDQSMKSASIQGINNIPQTYDNAMDQPLGKILESLGINVSTEPSNLNQNENLEDNIANSDYLNQSEEHLLSPSYRKQEFKSENRNEDKEEHTRGHVIQNEGYENEFLPYTDNPLLPAHNMNISIAVQDTKEIANQILNTIMEELEELKLDHSKNKRRDGLPCRLSGSWSTSQAGIKLEMRVVNRSIIVTVTELATPRFHGSLINGTWNVSGHAPFKRGAPFTLIATDNSTKSIAVFVGACRVCQGVDTITGVWSVARQPNDCKDAQVATSVFNDVFRKSKLSSLKEHQNSTTTESSTLKHEKRKS, from the exons ATGCTGCTGAGTTTATTCAG GTTGACCATGATCGTTTCGCTACTAATCAGCGCAGTTTGTATCGAAAGCAACGTAAGATCATCAGAGGAAAACAAAGCAGAGGTAGAATCACCTGAACGGCGCGATGTTTTTCTGAAAAAAGACACGATTGTCAACCACGATGAAGATTCCCATATGCAGAAACGGCAATCGAGCAAACACAACAGATACTCTAGCGATCAGGATCCGAAGGCACGTAGAAGCAGTGTCCATTCGATGGAACGCAGAATATCTCGAGCAGGTGACAAGAGTTTGGCCAACAAGATGGCCAAAGATGCGTTGCAGTCTCCGAAGATGCAGGAGACAATGAAGAAGCTCACTCGAGTGTCGAAGCCTCGTAGTAATCTCTATGCGTCCGTGAAGTTGCCGGCTTCGGGAAAGGTTGGAATGAAGAAATCCCGCAGTGAACATCAGGACGGGCACATTGGacgaggaaagaagaaaaagagaag ACACCATCGAAGATTCAAAAATGGGCACGCTGAATGGCCAAAGGGGGGGTCTCCCAAG AGAACGTCGAACCCTGGCAGCAAAATTAACTCGTCTGCGAAGAAAGTAACCGGAAgagagaaatatttaattaaacataatCAAGGAATGACCGATAACAAATCACGAGACAGACCTACAACATCAAGATCAAACGAAAATGTTACCCGTGTACACGTAGAAGACAATGATTACGTTGATTTCTCCTCACCGTTGATCACTAAACCTTCAGCGTTGTCGAGTAAATCAGCGAAAACCGAAGGTTCCGTGAAATTACATGGTAACGAGAGAATGATCGACAGTTTGATGCGGACGACAACGAGGAATCCTTTAAAAAAGAGTCCCGGTGACCAAGGAGTAGAGTACTCGGATTATTACAGCGACGACGATGTCCTCCGCGACATGGCAGCGAATAAAATCCCGATGCAGATCGTTCAATCCATGTATCCCAACGATCGTATCGCGCGCGAAATTCCGTACTCTAGATCTCTTCGTCGAATCGACAGAAACGTTCAGGCGTATCGTCGAGGTCACCCTGGTCGTAGAAAAAGCTTCAGGTACCCTGGTAACGGTTTTAAACGTTCCCATCGTTTTCAAAGATATCCGAAAGGCAAACGACTCGGGGGACCGAATCAGTATTCTCAGTTCCTCAGAGCGGATAGATACGATCAATCGGACCCCAGGTGTCTTGTCAGCACCGAGGAAGTTCTGGAACAGCCGCAGATATCAGAACAGGATGCTGTTCTTGACGTGGTACAAAACAATATCGGTGATAGGAGAATGAACAATGAAATTCACCAGCAGAATCCTCGTCCATTGAATCGTTTCGATCAATACGGGATGCCTCAGGACGATTTCAGAAACTTGGAAACAAACGAAGGTGTCGAACCAAGGCGGAACCCGCTGCGTCCTAATAGTCTTGAAATACAAAACGTGGAAAATGATCAGCCAATAGACACGAATTTCGACGAGAATACGTTAAATCAACCTCGGATATCAGGTACAACGGAGGAAGATATCGCAGCTCAATCGCAGTCTAGTTTCTCTGCAGGCCAGTCATACAACAATCTCGACGACACACAGGATCAATCTATGAAAAGTGCTTCAATACAGGGGATAAATAACATTCCTCAAACGTACGATAACGCGATGGATCAGCCTCTTGGAAAGATCCTGGAGTCTCTGGGCATCAACGTCAGCACCGAGCCCAGTAATTTAAatcagaatgaaaatttggaGGACAACATAGCAAACTCTGACTATCTTAATCAATCAGAGGAACATCTTTTAAGTCCCAGTTATCGAAAGCAAGAATTTAAAAGTGAGAATAGAAACGAAGACAAGGAGGAGCACACGAGAGGACACGTAATTCAAAATGAAGGATACGAAAACGAGTTCTTACCGTACACGGATAATCCACTCCTTCCTGCACACAATATGAACATTTCCATCGCTGTGCAAGACACTAAAGAGATCGCCAATCAAATACTGAACACCATCATGGAGGAACTGGAAGAATTGAAGCTGGATCATTCAAAGAACAAAAGGAGAGACG GCTTACCTTGCCGTTTGTCAGGGTCCTGGTCAACGTCTCAGGCCGGAATCAAGCTAGAGATGAGGGTCGTGAATCGAAGTATAATCGTGACGGTTACGGAGCTCGCGACACCCCGTTTTCACGGAAGTCTGATCAACGGAACGTGGAACGTTTCCGGTCACGCTCCGTTTAAACGTGGCGCACCCTTCACTCTGATCGCCACGGATAACAGTACCAAGTCGATAGCTGTGTTCGTCG GTGCCTGCAGAGTATGCCAAGGAGTGGACACCATAACAGGTGTTTGGTCTGTTGCTCGACAGCCAAACGATTGCAAAGACGCCCAGGTTGCCACGAGTGTCTTCAATGATGTCTTCCGGAAATCTAAGTTGTCCAGTTTAAAAGAACACCAGAACTCGACCACGACTGAAAGCTCGACACTGAAGCACGAGAAAAGGAAGAGTTAG
- the LOC114878475 gene encoding uncharacterized protein LOC114878475 isoform X2, giving the protein MLLSLFRLTMIVSLLISAVCIESNVRSSEENKAEVESPERRDVFLKKDTIVNHDEDSHMQKRQSSKHNRYSSDQDPKARRSSVHSMERRISRAGDKSLANKMAKDALQSPKMQETMKKLTRVSKPRSNLYASVKLPASGKVGMKKSRSEHQDGHIGRGKKKKRRHHRRFKNGHAEWPKGGSPKRTSNPGSKINSSAKKVTGREKYLIKHNQGMTDNKSRDRPTTSRSNENVTRVHVEDNDYVDFSSPLITKPSALSSKSAKTEGSVKLHGNERMIDSLMRTTTRNPLKKSPGDQGVEYSDYYSDDDVLRDMAANKIPMQIVQSMYPNDRIAREIPYSRSLRRIDRNVQAYRRGHPGRRKSFRYPGNGFKRSHRFQRYPKGKRLGGPNQYSQFLRADRYDQSDPRCLVSTEEVLEQPQISEQDAVLDVVQNNIGDRRMNNEIHQQNPRPLNRFDQYGMPQDDFRNLETNEGVEPRRNPLRPNSLEIQNVENDQPIDTNFDENTLNQPRISGTTEEDIAAQSQSSFSAGQSYNNLDDTQDQSMKSASIQGINNIPQTYDNAMDQPLGKILESLGINVSTEPSNLNQNENLEDNIANSDYLNQSEEHLLSPSYRKQEFKSENRNEDKEEHTRGHVIQNEGYENEFLPYTDNPLLPAHNMNISIAVQDTKEIANQILNTIMEELEELKLDHSKNKRRDGSWSTSQAGIKLEMRVVNRSIIVTVTELATPRFHGSLINGTWNVSGHAPFKRGAPFTLIATDNSTKSIAVFVGACRVCQGVDTITGVWSVARQPNDCKDAQVATSVFNDVFRKSKLSSLKEHQNSTTTESSTLKHEKRKS; this is encoded by the exons ATGCTGCTGAGTTTATTCAG GTTGACCATGATCGTTTCGCTACTAATCAGCGCAGTTTGTATCGAAAGCAACGTAAGATCATCAGAGGAAAACAAAGCAGAGGTAGAATCACCTGAACGGCGCGATGTTTTTCTGAAAAAAGACACGATTGTCAACCACGATGAAGATTCCCATATGCAGAAACGGCAATCGAGCAAACACAACAGATACTCTAGCGATCAGGATCCGAAGGCACGTAGAAGCAGTGTCCATTCGATGGAACGCAGAATATCTCGAGCAGGTGACAAGAGTTTGGCCAACAAGATGGCCAAAGATGCGTTGCAGTCTCCGAAGATGCAGGAGACAATGAAGAAGCTCACTCGAGTGTCGAAGCCTCGTAGTAATCTCTATGCGTCCGTGAAGTTGCCGGCTTCGGGAAAGGTTGGAATGAAGAAATCCCGCAGTGAACATCAGGACGGGCACATTGGacgaggaaagaagaaaaagagaag ACACCATCGAAGATTCAAAAATGGGCACGCTGAATGGCCAAAGGGGGGGTCTCCCAAG AGAACGTCGAACCCTGGCAGCAAAATTAACTCGTCTGCGAAGAAAGTAACCGGAAgagagaaatatttaattaaacataatCAAGGAATGACCGATAACAAATCACGAGACAGACCTACAACATCAAGATCAAACGAAAATGTTACCCGTGTACACGTAGAAGACAATGATTACGTTGATTTCTCCTCACCGTTGATCACTAAACCTTCAGCGTTGTCGAGTAAATCAGCGAAAACCGAAGGTTCCGTGAAATTACATGGTAACGAGAGAATGATCGACAGTTTGATGCGGACGACAACGAGGAATCCTTTAAAAAAGAGTCCCGGTGACCAAGGAGTAGAGTACTCGGATTATTACAGCGACGACGATGTCCTCCGCGACATGGCAGCGAATAAAATCCCGATGCAGATCGTTCAATCCATGTATCCCAACGATCGTATCGCGCGCGAAATTCCGTACTCTAGATCTCTTCGTCGAATCGACAGAAACGTTCAGGCGTATCGTCGAGGTCACCCTGGTCGTAGAAAAAGCTTCAGGTACCCTGGTAACGGTTTTAAACGTTCCCATCGTTTTCAAAGATATCCGAAAGGCAAACGACTCGGGGGACCGAATCAGTATTCTCAGTTCCTCAGAGCGGATAGATACGATCAATCGGACCCCAGGTGTCTTGTCAGCACCGAGGAAGTTCTGGAACAGCCGCAGATATCAGAACAGGATGCTGTTCTTGACGTGGTACAAAACAATATCGGTGATAGGAGAATGAACAATGAAATTCACCAGCAGAATCCTCGTCCATTGAATCGTTTCGATCAATACGGGATGCCTCAGGACGATTTCAGAAACTTGGAAACAAACGAAGGTGTCGAACCAAGGCGGAACCCGCTGCGTCCTAATAGTCTTGAAATACAAAACGTGGAAAATGATCAGCCAATAGACACGAATTTCGACGAGAATACGTTAAATCAACCTCGGATATCAGGTACAACGGAGGAAGATATCGCAGCTCAATCGCAGTCTAGTTTCTCTGCAGGCCAGTCATACAACAATCTCGACGACACACAGGATCAATCTATGAAAAGTGCTTCAATACAGGGGATAAATAACATTCCTCAAACGTACGATAACGCGATGGATCAGCCTCTTGGAAAGATCCTGGAGTCTCTGGGCATCAACGTCAGCACCGAGCCCAGTAATTTAAatcagaatgaaaatttggaGGACAACATAGCAAACTCTGACTATCTTAATCAATCAGAGGAACATCTTTTAAGTCCCAGTTATCGAAAGCAAGAATTTAAAAGTGAGAATAGAAACGAAGACAAGGAGGAGCACACGAGAGGACACGTAATTCAAAATGAAGGATACGAAAACGAGTTCTTACCGTACACGGATAATCCACTCCTTCCTGCACACAATATGAACATTTCCATCGCTGTGCAAGACACTAAAGAGATCGCCAATCAAATACTGAACACCATCATGGAGGAACTGGAAGAATTGAAGCTGGATCATTCAAAGAACAAAAGGAGAGACG GGTCCTGGTCAACGTCTCAGGCCGGAATCAAGCTAGAGATGAGGGTCGTGAATCGAAGTATAATCGTGACGGTTACGGAGCTCGCGACACCCCGTTTTCACGGAAGTCTGATCAACGGAACGTGGAACGTTTCCGGTCACGCTCCGTTTAAACGTGGCGCACCCTTCACTCTGATCGCCACGGATAACAGTACCAAGTCGATAGCTGTGTTCGTCG GTGCCTGCAGAGTATGCCAAGGAGTGGACACCATAACAGGTGTTTGGTCTGTTGCTCGACAGCCAAACGATTGCAAAGACGCCCAGGTTGCCACGAGTGTCTTCAATGATGTCTTCCGGAAATCTAAGTTGTCCAGTTTAAAAGAACACCAGAACTCGACCACGACTGAAAGCTCGACACTGAAGCACGAGAAAAGGAAGAGTTAG